Proteins encoded in a region of the Ziziphus jujuba cultivar Dongzao chromosome 3, ASM3175591v1 genome:
- the LOC107422193 gene encoding oil body-associated protein 1A isoform X2, whose protein sequence is MTTRPAVPGEPTDTRTSLVDTTTAAVQGFGPINKIHQHLCAFHFYSHDMTRQVEAHHYCAHQNEEMRQCLIYDGPDSEARLIGVEYIISENMFLTLPEEEKQLWHSHEYEVKSGVLFMPGVPGPIQRKDMEKVCKTYGKTIHFWQVDKGDTLPLGIPQLMYAFTRDGQLYDNLLRDVEKRDEVDFDKERDNRAYMSGPVHGIHPMANGRGKGLKTQLRETDSKTIDVVPRVFV, encoded by the exons ATGACAACTCGCCCAGCAGTCCCCGGCGAGCCCACCGATACTCGCACCAGCCTCGTCGACACGACCACCGCCGCCGTCCAAGGCTTCGGCCCCATCAACAAGATCCACCAGCACCTCTGCGC GTTCCACTTCTACAGCCACGACATGACTCGGCAAGTGGAGGCGCACCATTACTGCGCGCACCAGAACGAGGAGATGAGGCAGTGCCTGATCTACGACGGTCCGGATTCGGAGGCTCGGCTGATCGGAGTGGAATACATAATATCGGAGAATATGTTCCTGACGCTGCCGGAGGAGGAGAAGCAGCTGTGGCACTCGCACGAGTACGAGGTGAAGAGCGGGGTGCTGTTCATGCCTGGAGTTCCAGGTCCGATACAGAGGAAGGACATGGAGAAGGTTTGCAAGACTTACGGCAAAACCATTCATTTCTGGCAGGTTGATAAGGGAGATACTCTCCCTCTTGGAATTCCCCAGCTCATGTATGCTTTCACTAGGGATGGCCAGCTTTATGATAATCTTCTTCGAG ATGTGGAAAAGCGAGATGAAGTAGACTTTGATAAGGAGAGGGATAACAGAGCGTACATGTCAGGGCCAGTGCACGGAATTCATCCAATGGCTAATGGACGAGGGAAAGGCCTCAAGACTCAGCTCAGAGAGACTGATAGCAAAACTATTGATGTGGTTCCAAGGGTTTTTGTTTGA
- the LOC107422191 gene encoding uncharacterized protein LOC107422191, giving the protein MPLFTATIALGSVPGSLSFLSKLFTTTETSSTQCSPSGSPLLSPISNNLSKHSPRCCSRRTPWICSASNVSNNTESYGQAGTASARVLQDSSTPPEAVRQSQNERSADWEAARSYNASGFIYEGRVEGFNGGGLLVRFRSLVGFLPFPQLSPSHFCKEPTKSIHEIAKGLTGSLISVKVIQAHEESRKLIFSEKEAVWSKFSGKIKLGDIFEARVGSVEDYGAFVHLRFPDGLYHLTGLVHVSEVSWDLVQSVRDVLSEGDEVKVKIISIDREKSRITLSIRQLEEDPLLETLEKVIPQDGSVGSDSLTISDGNNIEPLPGLETIFEELLREDGINDVRISRQGFEKRVVSQDLQLWLSNAPPINQSFTLLARAGRQVQEIQLTTSLDQEGIKKALQRVLERVP; this is encoded by the exons ATGCCATTATTTACTGCAACAATTGCATTGGGATCAGTCCCAGGAagcctttcttttctttctaagcTCTTTACAACCACTGAGACCTCATCCACTCAATGTTCTCCATCTGGGTCTCCTCTATTGAGCCCCATATCCAACAATCTCTCAAAGCATTCACCGAGATGTTGCAGCAGAAGAACTCCATGGATTTGCTCTGCTAGCAATGTCTCCAACAACactgaaagttatgggcaagcTGGTACAGCCTCTGCTAGAGTACTTCAAGACTCCTCTACCCCTCCAGAGGCCGTTAGGCAATCTCAG AATGAGAGGTCCGCTGATTGGGAGGCAGCTAGATCTTACAATGCTAGTGGATTCATTTATGAGGGCAGGGTTGAAGGTTTCAATGGTGGAGGTTTGCTGGTTCGTTTTCGTTCTCTAGttggttttcttccatttccacAGTTGAGCCCATCCCATTTTTGTAAAG AACCAACCAAAAGTATCCATGAGATTGCAAAAGGCTTAACTGGTTCACTTATTTCCGTGAAG GTAATTCAAGCTCATGAGGAGAGCAGGAAATTGATATTCTCAGAAAAGGAAGCTGTCTGGTCAAAATTTTCTGGTAAAATCAAACTAGGGGATATCTTTGAAGCAAGGGTGGGTTCTGTGGAGGATTACGGTGCATTTGTTCACCTACGGTTTCCTGATG GTCTGTATCATCTCACCGGACTTGTACATGTTTCTGAGGTTTCATGGGATTTAGTTCAATCCGTAAGAGATGTTCTATCTGAGGGTGATGAAGTAAAGGTCAAAATTATTAGCATTGACAG AGAGAAGTCCAGGATTACACTGTCAATCAGACAGTTGGAAGAAGATCCACTGCTAGAGACTTTGGAAAAAGTAATACCACAG GATGGCTCAGTTGGTTCTGATTCCTTGACCATTAGCGATGGCAATAACATTGAACCTCTTCCAGGACTCGAAACTATATTTGAAGAGCTACTACGAGAAGATGG CATAAACGATGTAAGAATCAGTCGCCAAGGGTTTGAAAAAAGGGTGGTTTCACAAGACTTGCAACTTTGGCTTTCAAAC GCACCTCCAATTAACCAGAGTTTTACGCTTCTTGCTCGTGCTGGAAGGCAG GTGCAGGAAATTCAACTGACAACATCACTTGATCAGGAAGGCATAAAAAAGGCATTGCAACGAGTATTAGAACGAGTGCCGTGA
- the LOC107422188 gene encoding uncharacterized protein LOC107422188: MQQRKPALGRPSGTDGSDFSYRMVVDSRYQRVAQGKSRLSALISIQAVIQMVGVLYAFLWKSRGEGPNTVVISTVAVGFISLIIGELGRRRSRASFLKVYMVLSSTSTFLTIAYAAKGNLILEVIKDPSDWGAKKFELLEVAHTLLGFLIQIFAIKTTISLIHNMSPPKRAS, translated from the exons atgcagCAGAGAAAACCTGCATTAGGGAGGCCTTCCGGAACAGACGGCTCAGATTTCTCCTATCGCATGGTTGTTGACTCTC GGTATCAAAGAGTAGCTCAAGGAAAATCCCGCCTCTCTGCTTTGATTTCTATTCAG GCTGTCATTCAAATGGTAGGAGTCTTATACGCGTTTTTATGGAAATCAAGGGGTGAAGGTCCCAATACGGTTGTTATCTCAACTGTTGCTGTTGGTTTTATTTCTCTGATAATTGGGGAGTTAG GTCGAAGGCGCAGCCGAGCAAGTTTCTTGAAAGTTTACATGGTTTTATCATCTACTTCAACATTTCTTACCATTGCCTATGCTGCCAAGGGCAATCTTATATTAGAG GTTATCAAAGATCCAAGTGACTGGGGTGCAAAGAAGTTTGAACTTCTTGAGGTCGCTCACACTTTGCTAG GATTTCTGATTCAAATATTCGCTATCAAGACAACAATTTCTCTCATCCACAATATGTCTCCCCCCAAAAGAGCCTCATGA
- the LOC107422193 gene encoding oil body-associated protein 1A isoform X1: MPRIPHLITRVSLHASLYFLLKHRTGFPNSPSKLKNPPKNLSVSLGGISSNTNMTTRPAVPGEPTDTRTSLVDTTTAAVQGFGPINKIHQHLCAFHFYSHDMTRQVEAHHYCAHQNEEMRQCLIYDGPDSEARLIGVEYIISENMFLTLPEEEKQLWHSHEYEVKSGVLFMPGVPGPIQRKDMEKVCKTYGKTIHFWQVDKGDTLPLGIPQLMYAFTRDGQLYDNLLRDVEKRDEVDFDKERDNRAYMSGPVHGIHPMANGRGKGLKTQLRETDSKTIDVVPRVFV, from the exons ATGCCACGTATACCACATCTCATAACACGCGTAAGCCTGCATGCAAGTCTTTACTTCCTCTTAAAGCACCGAACTGGTTTCCCCAACAGTCCGTCGAAGCTcaaaaaccccccaaaaaatctctctgtctctctcggAGGAATTTCATCAAACACCAACATGACAACTCGCCCAGCAGTCCCCGGCGAGCCCACCGATACTCGCACCAGCCTCGTCGACACGACCACCGCCGCCGTCCAAGGCTTCGGCCCCATCAACAAGATCCACCAGCACCTCTGCGC GTTCCACTTCTACAGCCACGACATGACTCGGCAAGTGGAGGCGCACCATTACTGCGCGCACCAGAACGAGGAGATGAGGCAGTGCCTGATCTACGACGGTCCGGATTCGGAGGCTCGGCTGATCGGAGTGGAATACATAATATCGGAGAATATGTTCCTGACGCTGCCGGAGGAGGAGAAGCAGCTGTGGCACTCGCACGAGTACGAGGTGAAGAGCGGGGTGCTGTTCATGCCTGGAGTTCCAGGTCCGATACAGAGGAAGGACATGGAGAAGGTTTGCAAGACTTACGGCAAAACCATTCATTTCTGGCAGGTTGATAAGGGAGATACTCTCCCTCTTGGAATTCCCCAGCTCATGTATGCTTTCACTAGGGATGGCCAGCTTTATGATAATCTTCTTCGAG ATGTGGAAAAGCGAGATGAAGTAGACTTTGATAAGGAGAGGGATAACAGAGCGTACATGTCAGGGCCAGTGCACGGAATTCATCCAATGGCTAATGGACGAGGGAAAGGCCTCAAGACTCAGCTCAGAGAGACTGATAGCAAAACTATTGATGTGGTTCCAAGGGTTTTTGTTTGA
- the LOC107422197 gene encoding uncharacterized protein LOC107422197, whose product MTQGGVTLEELKKKMADFARERDWDQFHSPRNLLLALVGEVGELSEIFQWKGEVPRGLPEWKDEEKQHVGEELSDVLLYLVRLSDICGIDLGKAALRKLELNAIKYPVILSKGSSKKHTQINGDNNSDGGLLASTKNNNSSCSCSSSTSSDCV is encoded by the exons ATGACTCAGGGAGGAGTAACCCTAGAGGagctgaagaagaaaatggcTGACTTTGCAAGGGAAAGAGACTGGGATCAGTTTCATAGCCCTAGAAATCTACTTTTGGCTCTG GTGGGTGAAGTAGGAGAGCTCTCAGAGATATTTCAGTGGAAAGGTGAGGTTCCAAGAGGATTGCCTGAATGGAAGGATGAAGAGAAGCAACATGTGGGGGAAGAACTTTCAGACGTCTTGCTCTACCTTGTTAGGCTCTCTGACATTTGTGGGATTGATCTTGGTAAAGCTGCCCTTCGGAAGCTAGAGCTTAATGCTATTAAATACCCAGTTATACTTTCCAAAGGTTCCTCCAAAAAGCACACGCAAATCAATGGAGACAACAACAGCGATGGTGGTCTTCTTGCAAGCACCAAGAACAACAACAGCAGCTGCAGCTGCAGCAGTAGCACAAGCAGTGATTGTGTTTGA